One genomic window of Diospyros lotus cultivar Yz01 chromosome 8, ASM1463336v1, whole genome shotgun sequence includes the following:
- the LOC127808329 gene encoding protein UNUSUAL FLORAL ORGANS: MEAFGTTSITPISLCYSTLAAGGSSGACYPGSSSSPSASRSPWMDSRIWGKLPQRLLDRVVAFLPPPAFFRARSVCKRWYGLLFSNAFLELYLQVSRSHHWFLFFKQNSLKSYIYNSGGNGTTDREGYLFDPHEVAWYRLSFSLIPPGFSPASSSGGLVCWISDEAGSKSLLLCNPLVGSLTPLPATLRPRLFPSIGLTVTNTSVDLVVAGDDLISPFAVKNLTAESFHMDASGFYSIWGTTSSLPRLCSLESGRMVYNQGRFYSMNYSPFSVVFFDVTSNEWGKIQAPMRRFLRSPSLVESRGQLILVAAVEKSKLNVPKSLRMWGLQPCGTTWAEIERMPQQLYLQFEEAERGRGFDCVGHGEFVLLMIHRSEKALLFDFQRKRWLWIPPFPFVRGGNGEGSDLHGFAYEPSLAAPVTALLDQLALPFQPFSG, encoded by the coding sequence ATGGAAGCATTTGGCACTACTTCAATAACGCCAATATCCCTTTGCTACAGTACTTTGGCTGCCGGCGGAAGTAGTGGTGCTTGTTACCCTGGttcttcctcttccccttcCGCTTCCCGTAGTCCATGGATGGACAGTCGAATCTGGGGCAAGCTTCCTCAGAGGCTTCTCGATCGAGTAGTCGCCTTCCTCCCGCCGCCGGCCTTCTTCCGAGCCCGATCCGTCTGTAAGAGATGGTACGGCCTCCTGTTTTCCAACGCCTTCCTCGAACTCTACCTCCAGGTCTCGCGCAGCCACCATTGGTTCCTCTTCTTCAAGCAGAACAGCCTCAAAAGCTACATATATAACAGCGGTGGTAATGGCACCACTGATCGAGAAGGTTACCTCTTTGATCCCCACGAAGTTGCATGGTACcgactttctttctctttgatcCCGCCGGGGTTCTCTCCGGCCTCATCTTCCGGTGGACTCGTCTGCTGGATCTCCGACGAGGCCGGTTCCAAGAGCCTCCTCCTATGCAACCCGCTAGTCGGGTCTCTAACTCCCTTACCCGCCACGCTCCGTCCTCGCCTCTTCCCATCAATCGGACTAACCGTAACCAACACGTCGGTGGACCTCGTCGTCGCCGGAGACGACCTGATATCTCCGTTCGCCGTGAAAAACCTTACCGCCGAAAGCTTCCACATGGATGCATCCGGGTTCTACTCCATCTGGGGAACCACTTCGTCGCTCCCGCGGCTTTGCAGCCTCGAATCAGGCCGCATGGTCTACAATCAAGGAAGATTCTACTCCATGAACTACAGTCCATTCAGCGTCGTCTTCTTCGACGTGACTTCGAATGAATGGGGAAAAATCCAGGCCCCGATGAGGAGGTTTCTGAGATCGCCGAGCTTGGTCGAAAGCAGGGGGCAGCTGATTCTGGTGGCGGCAGTGGAGAAGAGCAAGCTTAACGTGCCGAAGAGCCTGAGAATGTGGGGACTGCAACCCTGCGGCACGACATGGGCGGAGATCGAGAGGATGCCACAGCAGCTGTATCTGCAGTTCGAGGAGGCGGAAAGGGGCCGGGGGTTCGACTGCGTAGGGCACGGCGAGTTTGTGCTCTTAATGATTCACCGGTCGGAGAAGGCCTTGCTGTTTGATTTTCAGAGGAAGCGGTGGCTCTGGATTCCGCCGTTCCCTTTCGTTCGTGGCGGCAACGGAGAAGGCTCGGACTTGCATGGCTTTGCGTACGAGCCAAGTCTCGCCGCTCCGGTTACCGCTCTTCTCGATCAGCTTGCACTTCCCTTTCAGCCGTTCAGCGGCTAA